A genomic stretch from Pararhizobium sp. IMCC21322 includes:
- a CDS encoding DUF983 domain-containing protein: MDDLMRYPVLTVGQTGLKGKCPRCGQGRLFSGFLTTADQCERCDLDFAFIDSGDGPAVFVIFIVGFLAVVGVLMTEVMFTPPIWLNMMIWMPLTLFLCLIFLRPLKGLLIAQQYKRKAAEGTLQDGDRSQNVE, translated from the coding sequence ATGGATGACCTGATGCGCTATCCTGTCCTGACTGTTGGTCAGACAGGCCTGAAGGGGAAATGTCCCAGATGTGGTCAGGGCCGCCTCTTTTCCGGCTTTTTAACAACTGCCGATCAATGCGAACGCTGTGATCTGGATTTTGCATTCATCGATAGCGGCGACGGTCCTGCAGTCTTCGTCATATTCATTGTCGGGTTTCTGGCTGTTGTCGGTGTGCTGATGACAGAAGTGATGTTCACGCCACCTATCTGGCTCAACATGATGATCTGGATGCCACTCACCCTGTTTCTCTGTTTGATATTCCTGCGCCCGTTGAAGGGCCTGCTGATTGCACAACAATACAAACGCAAGGCTGCTGAAGGCACCCTGCAGGATGGCGACAGGTCCCAAAATGTCGAGTGA
- a CDS encoding heme o synthase, with translation MSTAEIEARTELQALAGATAEHRISQAEPRDFFALMKPGVMRLVVFTALVGLVSAAATSGTMLLGPATGAIALFCIAIGGGASGALNMWYEADLDRMMKRTANRPIPAGRVSADEALAFGLIMAVLSVMVLGLVSNWFAAGLLAFTIFFYAVVYTIWLKRSTQQNIVIGGAAGALPPVVAWAAMTGSVGIEAFVLFLIIFMWTPPHFWALALFASKDYARAGIPMMPVVSGDAYTRKQILIYAVLLVPVAMAPWFLGFGGLVYGATTAALSLGFVFYAIGVYRDKNTDNSNRAAKRLFAYSILYLFALFGVLLLEAVIKLAL, from the coding sequence ATGTCGACAGCGGAAATCGAGGCACGAACAGAATTGCAGGCACTCGCTGGTGCTACTGCTGAGCACCGCATTTCTCAGGCGGAGCCGCGAGATTTTTTTGCGCTGATGAAGCCCGGCGTGATGCGTCTTGTGGTCTTCACAGCTCTTGTTGGGCTTGTCAGCGCAGCGGCAACATCGGGTACCATGCTTTTGGGGCCGGCCACGGGCGCCATTGCTCTGTTTTGTATCGCGATTGGTGGCGGCGCATCCGGCGCGCTGAATATGTGGTATGAAGCTGATCTTGACCGGATGATGAAGCGGACAGCCAACCGTCCGATTCCCGCAGGTCGCGTATCCGCTGATGAAGCACTGGCCTTTGGCCTTATCATGGCAGTGTTGTCAGTGATGGTACTGGGGCTGGTGTCGAACTGGTTCGCTGCCGGGCTGCTGGCTTTCACAATTTTCTTCTATGCGGTCGTTTACACCATCTGGCTGAAACGCTCTACGCAGCAGAACATCGTCATTGGCGGTGCTGCAGGCGCATTGCCGCCGGTTGTGGCATGGGCCGCAATGACCGGTTCTGTGGGCATTGAGGCTTTTGTACTGTTTCTCATTATCTTCATGTGGACACCACCACATTTCTGGGCACTGGCGCTGTTTGCCAGCAAGGACTACGCTCGGGCAGGCATTCCCATGATGCCCGTCGTGTCAGGTGATGCCTATACCCGCAAACAGATCCTGATCTACGCGGTGCTGTTGGTACCGGTCGCCATGGCACCATGGTTTCTTGGCTTTGGCGGACTGGTCTATGGCGCAACCACTGCAGCGCTAAGCCTGGGTTTTGTCTTCTATGCCATTGGCGTGTACCGCGACAAAAATACCGACAACAGCAACCGTGCAGCCAAGCGGCTGTTTGCCTATTCCATCCTGTATCTGTTTGCATTGTTTGGCGTGCTTCTTCTGGAAGCCGTCATCAAACTTGCACTGTGA
- a CDS encoding cytochrome c oxidase subunit 3: MADTHANNHDYHLVDPSPWPFVGSASALALALGAVGYFHDASALWMLPGFLGVIYTMIAWWRDVIKESHEGHHTKVVQLHLRYGMILFIASEVMFFVAWFWAFFDASLFAGEVQQVARVEHTGGIWPPVGIEVFDPWHLPLLNTLILLTSGTTVTWAHHALLHNDRNGLKWGLILTVILGALFSVVQVYEYAHAAFAFSDSIYGSTFYMTTGFHGFHVLIGTIFLIVCLVRALQGDFTPEKHFGFEAAAWYWHFVDVVWLFLFAAIYIWGSVGATIH, encoded by the coding sequence ATGGCTGACACACACGCCAACAATCATGACTACCACCTTGTAGACCCAAGCCCATGGCCATTTGTTGGCTCAGCATCCGCTTTGGCACTGGCTTTGGGAGCCGTTGGCTATTTTCATGATGCTTCGGCTTTGTGGATGTTGCCAGGATTTTTGGGCGTGATCTACACGATGATCGCCTGGTGGCGCGATGTCATCAAGGAGAGTCACGAAGGTCACCATACCAAAGTGGTTCAGTTACATTTGCGCTATGGCATGATTTTGTTCATCGCCTCTGAAGTGATGTTCTTCGTGGCCTGGTTCTGGGCGTTCTTCGATGCAAGCTTGTTTGCTGGCGAAGTGCAGCAGGTTGCTCGTGTCGAGCACACTGGTGGAATCTGGCCGCCAGTTGGCATTGAAGTGTTCGATCCCTGGCATCTGCCGTTGCTGAACACTTTGATCCTGTTGACATCCGGTACAACTGTTACCTGGGCGCACCATGCGCTGCTGCACAATGATCGCAATGGTCTCAAGTGGGGCTTGATCCTCACCGTGATTCTGGGCGCGCTGTTTTCTGTGGTTCAGGTCTATGAGTACGCACACGCGGCCTTCGCTTTCTCCGACAGCATTTATGGTTCAACCTTCTACATGACAACCGGCTTCCATGGCTTCCATGTGTTGATTGGCACCATCTTCCTCATTGTCTGTCTGGTGCGAGCGCTGCAGGGCGATTTTACACCTGAGAAACATTTCGGCTTTGAGGCTGCTGCCTGGTACTGGCACTTTGTGGATGTGGTGTGGCTGTTCCTGTTTGCTGCAATCTACATCTGGGGATCAGTCGGCGCGACGATTCACTAA
- a CDS encoding peroxiredoxin, with the protein MTISVGDTLPFAHFFVKAGSEIDRLSTDDIFSNRKVVLFGVPGAFTPTCHADHLPGYLEHLDTIKSKGVDEVAVISVNDPHVMDAWAKATGGKGKILFLSDGNADFTRAIGLDMDVAVVGMGTRSQRYSMIVENGVVTQFNLEEVGGQAILSGAAAIMGQL; encoded by the coding sequence ATGACAATTTCCGTTGGCGATACACTTCCTTTTGCCCATTTTTTTGTAAAAGCCGGTAGTGAAATAGACAGACTTTCGACTGACGACATCTTTTCCAATCGCAAGGTTGTTCTGTTCGGTGTGCCGGGCGCCTTTACGCCGACCTGCCATGCTGATCATCTGCCGGGCTATCTGGAGCATCTGGATACAATCAAATCCAAAGGCGTTGATGAAGTGGCGGTGATCTCTGTCAATGATCCGCACGTCATGGACGCGTGGGCAAAAGCAACCGGGGGCAAAGGAAAAATCCTGTTCCTTTCCGATGGCAATGCCGATTTCACACGGGCAATCGGGTTGGATATGGATGTTGCCGTTGTTGGCATGGGAACACGATCACAGCGCTATTCGATGATTGTCGAAAACGGTGTGGTAACCCAATTCAATTTGGAAGAAGTTGGCGGTCAGGCAATTCTTTCTGGTGCTGCTGCTATTATGGGGCAACTCTGA
- a CDS encoding pitrilysin family protein has translation MSVEHTILSNGMTVVTHAMPHLESASLGVWVRSGSRNETSQQHGISHLLEHMAFKGTKKRTARAIAEEIEAVGGDLNAATSVENTSYYARVLKEDVPLALDILSDILLNARFDDDELRREQHVILQEIGATLDNPEDLVFDAFQDIAFQGQSIGRTILGTAKTVEGFSTGDLKQFLHCQYQPADMVISAAGAVDHDKFVRQTEDAFGVLVKPDVSVNDHQQASYTGGQFIQSKDLMEAQLLMGFEGHSYQDDQFYGTQLLASVLGGGMASRLFQEVRESRGLCYSIYAFHWGFSDTGLFGIHAATGREDIPELVPVVLDELLRACDEISENEVKRARAQVRSSLLMSLESPSARAAQIARQMLVFGRVIDLNELVAKVDAITPTDLRDLGQSIFTDTVPTLASIGPIDGVETVLSTERISGHLRRK, from the coding sequence ATGAGCGTTGAGCATACGATCTTGAGTAACGGGATGACTGTGGTGACCCACGCCATGCCACATCTGGAAAGTGCATCCCTTGGGGTGTGGGTCCGATCTGGATCCCGCAATGAGACAAGCCAGCAGCATGGCATTTCCCATTTGCTTGAACATATGGCTTTCAAGGGCACCAAAAAACGGACTGCGCGCGCCATTGCGGAAGAAATTGAAGCCGTTGGCGGAGACCTCAATGCTGCGACCAGCGTGGAAAACACCTCCTATTATGCCAGGGTACTGAAGGAAGATGTGCCGCTGGCTCTGGATATTCTCAGTGACATTCTCCTCAATGCCCGATTTGACGATGACGAGTTACGGCGAGAACAGCATGTCATTTTGCAGGAAATCGGGGCAACGCTCGACAATCCGGAAGATCTGGTGTTCGACGCCTTTCAGGACATAGCCTTTCAAGGCCAGTCCATCGGACGCACGATTCTGGGAACGGCAAAAACGGTTGAGGGATTTTCGACCGGGGATTTGAAGCAGTTCCTTCATTGCCAGTATCAGCCGGCTGATATGGTCATTTCTGCAGCTGGCGCAGTGGATCATGATAAATTTGTACGTCAGACGGAAGACGCATTCGGGGTCCTCGTCAAACCGGATGTTTCTGTCAATGATCATCAACAAGCCAGCTATACGGGCGGCCAGTTCATTCAGTCAAAGGACCTTATGGAGGCGCAGCTTCTGATGGGCTTTGAGGGCCATTCATACCAGGATGATCAGTTCTACGGCACCCAGCTTCTGGCAAGTGTGCTTGGCGGAGGCATGGCTTCACGCCTGTTTCAGGAGGTGCGCGAGTCCAGAGGGCTTTGTTATTCTATCTATGCGTTTCACTGGGGCTTTTCCGATACAGGCCTGTTTGGCATTCACGCTGCGACAGGACGGGAAGATATTCCTGAACTTGTGCCAGTGGTGCTGGATGAGCTGCTGCGGGCTTGTGACGAAATTTCCGAAAATGAAGTGAAACGCGCCCGCGCTCAGGTCCGGTCCAGCCTGTTGATGAGCCTTGAAAGCCCGTCAGCCCGGGCTGCGCAGATTGCACGCCAGATGCTTGTCTTTGGCAGGGTCATTGATCTGAACGAGCTGGTTGCCAAGGTTGATGCCATAACACCAACAGACCTTCGGGATCTTGGTCAGTCCATTTTCACAGACACAGTGCCCACCCTGGCCTCGATCGGTCCGATTGACGGGGTGGAAACAGTGCTTTCAACGGAACGCATTTCCGGGCATCTTAGACGGAAATAG
- a CDS encoding EAL domain-containing protein gives MRSIRDIIPGLVAFWVTVLLVLSFGAPAYAVEAVSVPLDGRTLDLRAALEMYTDAGARLQVSTAPGPDGIIRRIEVQARDPDIASNWAVFALANTGNQQIDRLLVAPHYWLPGSGLFTPDLGRTRITNITPSEGFAPERVPSKESDVFLITLDPGAVVTFIVELQDERLPKLELWEADTYRDSVNNYTLYRGLVIGIAGLLAVFLTIIFVVKGTAMFPAAAGLAWGVLIYVCIDFGFWNEFFDLTASQNQIHRAASEIFLSASLVVFIYTYLNLDRWNTTYRIAVMSVLLIMAVVVAIAMIEPSFGAGVARIVFGLTVIGGMGLIGWMSWMGYDRAVMIIPTWILLLFWLTAATLCVLGVLDNDIVQPALAGGMVLIVLLIGFTLMQHAFSGGTVITGDLGDQQRRALALTGSGDMIWDWDVMRDRMIVSPEVEQKLGLRRGTLESHARDWLEFIHESDRDRFRLMLDTVLVQRRGRIVQDFRLRSKNDDFHWFSLRARPVIGSDGEVVRCVGTLTDITEQKIAQERLMHDAVHDNLTGLPNRELFIDRLQTALTRSEVDDAGYPSVIIIDIDQFSDINDNFGLAIGDSVLLAVSRRLSRMTRPQDTVARIGGDQFAMMLISEEDTAKVENIATAILRTLKSAIPIGDEEVFLSASIGIAHFEEEQISAEDLLRQSETALYDAKRKGGNEISVFSEVSGDAAGSRLEIASRLRQALEREELVLYYQPIIKLEDRSIAGFEALMRWEHPELGMLAPAEFIPIAEESNLIADIGLFALEEATQQLAEWQQSPRIRTPLFMNVNVSSRQIFRQDLINDVKSVFLRSPVHPGSLKLEITESLVMENPEYAAQVLERLRDLGTGLALDDFGTGYSSLSYLQRFPFDTLKIDKSFVRQNGQESQLVILRSIIALAHDLDMDVIAEGAENESDVVELTDQECEYAQGFLFGQPMKASEAEEMLFRSTSYTTS, from the coding sequence TTGCGTTCCATCCGTGACATCATACCGGGTCTGGTCGCCTTTTGGGTGACTGTGCTGTTGGTGCTTTCCTTCGGTGCACCTGCTTACGCTGTTGAAGCTGTCAGCGTTCCGCTGGATGGGCGCACCCTGGATTTGCGTGCAGCGCTGGAAATGTACACAGATGCAGGAGCACGGCTACAGGTTTCGACAGCACCCGGTCCTGACGGCATCATCCGACGCATTGAAGTGCAGGCACGTGATCCGGATATAGCCTCCAACTGGGCCGTATTTGCGCTCGCCAATACGGGAAACCAGCAAATTGACCGCCTGCTTGTAGCGCCACATTACTGGCTGCCCGGATCGGGCCTGTTCACACCCGATCTTGGAAGAACGCGGATTACCAATATTACCCCCAGTGAAGGCTTTGCGCCTGAACGGGTGCCCAGCAAGGAGTCTGATGTATTTCTCATCACATTGGACCCAGGGGCCGTTGTCACTTTCATCGTCGAACTTCAGGATGAGCGACTTCCCAAGCTTGAGCTATGGGAAGCAGATACCTACCGCGACAGTGTGAATAATTACACCCTCTACAGGGGTCTGGTGATTGGGATTGCAGGCCTTCTGGCCGTATTCCTGACGATCATTTTTGTCGTCAAGGGAACCGCCATGTTCCCGGCTGCTGCCGGTCTGGCCTGGGGGGTGCTGATCTATGTTTGTATTGATTTTGGGTTCTGGAATGAATTTTTTGATCTGACTGCGAGTCAGAATCAAATTCATCGAGCGGCATCCGAGATATTCCTGTCAGCCAGCCTGGTGGTGTTCATCTACACGTATCTCAACCTTGATCGCTGGAATACGACCTACCGCATAGCGGTGATGAGCGTGTTGCTTATTATGGCGGTGGTTGTCGCCATAGCCATGATCGAGCCGAGCTTCGGTGCTGGCGTTGCCAGGATTGTATTTGGCCTCACAGTCATTGGCGGCATGGGGCTGATCGGGTGGATGAGCTGGATGGGCTACGACCGCGCCGTGATGATCATCCCCACCTGGATATTGCTGCTGTTCTGGCTCACCGCGGCCACCCTCTGCGTGTTGGGTGTGCTGGACAACGACATCGTTCAACCTGCCTTGGCGGGCGGCATGGTGCTTATTGTGCTGCTGATCGGCTTTACCCTCATGCAACACGCCTTCTCAGGCGGAACCGTGATCACGGGTGATCTTGGCGACCAGCAGCGGCGCGCGCTGGCGCTGACCGGATCGGGCGATATGATCTGGGACTGGGATGTTATGCGGGATCGCATGATTGTCAGCCCCGAAGTGGAGCAGAAGCTTGGCCTGCGCCGCGGCACTTTGGAAAGCCATGCGCGCGATTGGCTGGAGTTTATTCACGAATCAGATCGCGACCGTTTCCGCTTGATGCTGGATACTGTTCTGGTGCAACGGCGCGGGCGCATTGTGCAGGATTTCCGCCTGCGCTCCAAAAATGATGATTTTCACTGGTTCTCCCTGCGGGCGCGCCCTGTCATCGGCTCAGACGGTGAGGTTGTTCGATGCGTCGGCACGTTGACAGACATCACTGAGCAAAAGATTGCGCAGGAACGGCTCATGCATGACGCCGTGCATGATAATCTGACAGGATTGCCGAACCGGGAACTGTTTATTGACCGGCTGCAAACGGCTCTCACCCGTTCAGAAGTGGATGATGCAGGCTACCCATCGGTGATCATTATCGACATCGATCAGTTCAGTGACATCAATGACAATTTCGGCCTGGCCATCGGCGATTCTGTTCTGCTGGCGGTCTCAAGACGTCTGTCCCGTATGACGCGGCCTCAGGACACGGTGGCACGCATTGGCGGTGATCAGTTCGCCATGATGCTGATTTCCGAAGAAGACACGGCAAAGGTCGAAAATATTGCCACAGCAATCCTGCGCACATTAAAGTCTGCCATACCGATTGGTGATGAGGAGGTTTTCCTGTCTGCGTCGATCGGCATCGCCCATTTCGAAGAAGAGCAGATCAGTGCAGAAGATCTGCTGCGCCAATCGGAAACAGCGCTGTATGATGCCAAGCGCAAGGGCGGCAATGAAATAAGCGTCTTTTCCGAAGTCAGCGGCGATGCGGCTGGCAGTCGACTGGAAATCGCCTCCAGATTGCGTCAGGCACTGGAGCGTGAGGAACTCGTCCTCTACTATCAGCCGATCATCAAGTTAGAAGATCGCTCGATTGCCGGGTTTGAAGCCTTAATGCGTTGGGAGCATCCAGAACTTGGTATGCTGGCACCAGCAGAGTTCATACCGATCGCCGAGGAAAGCAATCTGATTGCCGATATCGGCCTGTTTGCCCTTGAAGAAGCAACCCAGCAATTGGCCGAATGGCAGCAATCGCCGCGCATCCGCACGCCATTATTCATGAATGTCAACGTTTCCAGCCGCCAGATTTTCCGGCAGGACTTGATCAATGATGTGAAATCGGTGTTCCTGCGTTCGCCAGTTCATCCGGGCAGTCTGAAGCTGGAAATCACAGAATCTCTGGTTATGGAAAACCCGGAATATGCGGCCCAGGTTCTGGAGCGCCTTCGTGATCTGGGGACAGGTCTTGCTCTGGATGATTTCGGCACGGGATATTCATCCCTCTCCTATTTGCAACGATTCCCGTTCGACACGCTGAAAATCGACAAATCCTTCGTGCGTCAAAATGGACAGGAAAGCCAATTGGTGATTCTGCGTTCCATTATTGCGCTCGCCCATGACCTTGATATGGATGTGATTGCAGAAGGCGCAGAGAATGAAAGCGATGTGGTCGAACTGACTGATCAGGAATGCGAATACGCGCAGGGCTTCCTGTTCGGTCAACCGATGAAAGCCAGCGAAGCCGAAGAAATGCTGTTCCGCAGCACCTCTTATACAACAAGCTAA
- a CDS encoding SURF1 family protein, translating into MSSEATVLAPLWRSLLWPGIVSAIALIVLLSLGTWQVQRMHWKEDLISSVTARLASEPAVLPPPAEWSALDPDSYQYRRIAVTGRYLHAHEQRAYMVVSSPKGGPLGGQGHWVMTPLELADGAVVWINRGFVPLHLADQDITTGQTEIVTLKGLMRPPEKAGFATPGNESGFDGKLWFVRDPAAMTLQTSLESGAVVAPFFVDLEAGNGPALPQAGETTIAFSNRHLGYVLTWYGIALTLIGVFVAFAAREYRKGQTPN; encoded by the coding sequence ATGTCGAGTGAAGCAACCGTATTAGCGCCTCTCTGGCGCAGCCTGTTATGGCCGGGAATTGTGTCGGCTATTGCGCTGATCGTTCTGCTGTCACTTGGCACCTGGCAAGTGCAACGCATGCACTGGAAAGAAGATCTTATTTCCAGTGTGACCGCCAGACTGGCATCAGAACCGGCTGTTTTGCCTCCGCCCGCTGAGTGGTCAGCGCTTGATCCTGACAGCTATCAGTATCGGCGTATTGCAGTGACCGGGCGTTATCTGCATGCTCATGAGCAGCGCGCTTACATGGTCGTCAGCAGTCCCAAAGGCGGGCCATTGGGCGGGCAGGGCCACTGGGTCATGACGCCCCTTGAGCTGGCTGACGGCGCGGTGGTCTGGATAAATCGTGGCTTTGTTCCGCTCCATCTTGCTGATCAGGACATCACGACAGGTCAGACAGAAATTGTCACTCTGAAGGGTCTGATGCGGCCACCTGAGAAAGCTGGCTTTGCAACACCCGGCAATGAATCCGGATTTGACGGCAAGCTTTGGTTCGTGCGTGATCCGGCGGCGATGACACTGCAAACGTCACTCGAGAGCGGCGCTGTTGTAGCCCCCTTCTTTGTCGACCTGGAAGCTGGCAACGGACCTGCTCTGCCGCAGGCAGGTGAAACCACAATTGCCTTCAGCAACCGACATTTGGGCTATGTGCTTACGTGGTACGGAATTGCTCTGACACTTATTGGCGTATTTGTAGCCTTTGCGGCTCGGGAATACCGAAAGGGTCAGACCCCGAACTGA
- a CDS encoding YqgE/AlgH family protein, protein MPKKLDSSAQPGIAGTSQGWLIGSCLIAMPAMTDPRFNRTIIFLCSHDEEGAMGLVVNRPHQNIDFQTLCEKLKLSVPEESLDPDLNEIPVLAGGPVEIGRGFVLHRITDGYSGSLQIADDLALCATMEAIQGMAAGVGPLDARIALGYAGWGAGQLEEEIRENSWLVCDADVQMILKTPPEDIYPLALKRLGVDLGALVSTTGRA, encoded by the coding sequence GTGCCCAAAAAATTGGATTCAAGTGCACAGCCGGGAATTGCTGGCACCAGTCAGGGCTGGTTGATTGGCTCCTGTCTTATTGCAATGCCTGCAATGACAGATCCCCGTTTCAATAGAACCATCATTTTCCTGTGCAGCCATGATGAAGAGGGTGCCATGGGATTGGTCGTGAACAGACCACACCAGAATATCGATTTTCAGACTCTGTGTGAGAAACTTAAATTGTCCGTTCCGGAAGAATCACTTGATCCTGATTTGAATGAAATTCCTGTTCTGGCAGGTGGTCCGGTGGAGATCGGACGTGGCTTCGTGTTGCACCGGATTACAGACGGGTATTCCGGATCACTTCAAATAGCTGATGATCTGGCACTGTGTGCGACCATGGAAGCGATACAGGGTATGGCCGCAGGCGTTGGCCCGCTGGATGCGCGCATCGCGCTTGGCTACGCAGGCTGGGGTGCAGGCCAGTTGGAAGAAGAGATCAGAGAAAACTCCTGGCTTGTCTGCGACGCCGATGTTCAGATGATATTGAAAACCCCTCCGGAAGATATCTATCCATTGGCGCTGAAAAGGCTTGGCGTTGATCTGGGAGCGCTTGTCAGTACAACCGGCCGCGCCTGA
- a CDS encoding protein-disulfide reductase DsbD domain-containing protein, translating into MIKKAKNFALYFVAVLTGSLSLTLPSHAFEGQWVELPNAKARLLATGDPMTGSILAGLEIELDEDWKTYWRFPGDSGIPPSFDWSDAQNVASTQLLFPAPQRFTDEYGQSVGYKHRVVFPIEIELEGAGQPTNLQLDIVLGICREVCIPVTEHFSLKLPPIFVATEAAKTILTAATDTVPMKAVEAQQSEIKITERAGTTPIVTISVPSKLLIKDVFIEGPDTWFLSLPEKLPANDTEQLDIWQLPLDGTPIGKEPWGAAMRLTMVGTDGSFEQEFTLIEPE; encoded by the coding sequence ATGATCAAAAAAGCTAAAAACTTTGCCTTGTATTTCGTGGCTGTCCTGACGGGTAGCTTGAGCCTGACCCTTCCCTCTCACGCGTTTGAAGGGCAATGGGTAGAGTTACCGAATGCGAAAGCGCGTCTCCTGGCAACCGGAGACCCAATGACTGGAAGCATCTTGGCGGGGCTGGAAATCGAGCTGGATGAGGATTGGAAAACCTATTGGCGTTTTCCAGGAGATTCAGGGATTCCACCTAGCTTTGACTGGTCAGACGCTCAAAATGTTGCCAGTACGCAATTGCTGTTTCCGGCCCCGCAGCGTTTTACAGATGAGTATGGGCAATCGGTCGGTTACAAGCACCGGGTTGTGTTCCCCATTGAGATCGAATTGGAAGGTGCTGGACAACCCACCAACCTGCAACTGGATATTGTTCTGGGCATATGCAGGGAAGTCTGCATTCCTGTGACGGAACATTTTTCACTGAAGCTGCCACCAATTTTTGTGGCGACTGAGGCAGCAAAAACCATTCTCACCGCTGCAACGGATACTGTTCCAATGAAAGCTGTTGAGGCGCAACAATCGGAAATCAAAATCACTGAACGTGCGGGCACGACTCCGATTGTGACCATCTCGGTGCCATCAAAATTGCTCATCAAGGATGTTTTCATAGAAGGACCCGACACATGGTTCCTTTCCCTGCCGGAGAAGCTGCCCGCAAATGACACAGAGCAGCTTGATATTTGGCAACTTCCACTTGATGGCACACCGATCGGGAAAGAACCTTGGGGCGCTGCAATGCGGCTGACCATGGTCGGTACCGACGGATCTTTTGAGCAGGAATTTACCCTTATAGAGCCGGAATAA
- a CDS encoding cytochrome c oxidase assembly protein has protein sequence MQSMQAEQAEEKRQKRQRLTAAACVVFLSAMIGMSYAAVPLYELFCKVTGYGGTTQVAEAESDRVIDRQITIRFDANIAAGLPWKFKPTERQMVLQVGETGHAAYGFSNLAETRTIGTSTFNVTPQSAGAYFNKLECFCFTEQVLAAGESVEMPVVFFIDPAIADDPELDSVRTITLSYTFFPVEGGVEPVANLDKDTKDEIPEKL, from the coding sequence ATGCAGAGCATGCAAGCAGAGCAAGCGGAAGAAAAACGTCAGAAACGGCAACGCCTTACAGCTGCTGCCTGTGTCGTCTTTTTATCAGCCATGATCGGCATGTCCTACGCAGCTGTTCCGCTTTACGAATTGTTCTGCAAGGTCACGGGTTACGGTGGCACCACACAGGTGGCTGAAGCTGAATCCGATCGCGTAATTGATCGACAGATCACCATCCGCTTTGATGCAAATATTGCTGCAGGCCTTCCCTGGAAGTTCAAGCCAACCGAGCGCCAGATGGTGTTGCAGGTTGGTGAAACGGGACATGCTGCCTACGGATTTTCCAATCTGGCAGAAACCCGGACCATTGGCACCTCCACATTCAATGTGACGCCGCAATCTGCCGGAGCCTATTTCAACAAGCTGGAGTGTTTCTGCTTTACCGAACAAGTGCTCGCTGCTGGTGAAAGCGTTGAAATGCCGGTTGTCTTCTTCATTGATCCGGCAATTGCAGATGATCCGGAGTTGGATTCGGTTAGAACAATAACTCTATCCTACACCTTTTTCCCGGTTGAAGGCGGCGTCGAACCTGTCGCAAATCTGGATAAAGATACCAAAGACGAAATCCCTGAAAAGCTTTAG
- a CDS encoding GNAT family N-acetyltransferase: MTFAFLHNTTRVQTQETARGGTKAGEDIFLRPPQVADYAMWAELRSASRDFLKPWEPSWASDDLTRNAFRRRIRRYQQENRDGLAHALFIFRKQDEQLVGGLNLSNIRRGVTQAASLGYWMGEAFAGQGYMSAAVRSTLPFAFNSLGLHRVEAACIPDNQRSILLLQSLGFQREGYAREYLCIDGRWQDHVLFAVLKKDIDNAA, encoded by the coding sequence ATGACATTTGCCTTTTTGCACAACACCACACGTGTCCAGACACAGGAGACAGCACGCGGTGGCACCAAGGCCGGCGAGGATATATTTCTTCGTCCGCCGCAGGTTGCCGATTATGCCATGTGGGCAGAACTTCGATCGGCCAGCCGCGATTTTCTCAAACCGTGGGAGCCAAGTTGGGCGTCTGATGATTTAACCCGCAATGCCTTTCGCCGCCGCATTCGCCGCTATCAACAGGAAAATCGCGATGGTTTGGCCCATGCCCTTTTTATTTTCCGTAAGCAGGACGAGCAGCTGGTCGGAGGGTTGAACCTGTCAAACATCCGGCGCGGGGTTACTCAGGCCGCGAGCCTGGGTTACTGGATGGGAGAGGCATTTGCTGGCCAGGGCTATATGTCAGCCGCAGTCCGGTCCACTTTACCATTTGCGTTTAATTCATTGGGTTTACACCGGGTGGAAGCGGCCTGCATTCCGGATAATCAGCGCTCGATTCTGCTTCTGCAGAGCCTTGGCTTTCAACGCGAAGGCTATGCGAGAGAGTATTTATGCATAGACGGTCGCTGGCAGGACCACGTGCTTTTTGCTGTTTTGAAGAAAGACATTGATAACGCGGCCTGA